A window from Electrophorus electricus isolate fEleEle1 chromosome 7, fEleEle1.pri, whole genome shotgun sequence encodes these proteins:
- the sri gene encoding sorcin isoform X2 — MGLHFRYNFPGGFPGSQQDPLYGYFSAVAGQDGHVSAEELQACLTQANFSGGYKPFNLETCRLMIGMLDRDMSGSMGFNEFKELWTVINAWKQHFMAMDRDRSGTVDPQEMNQALSSMGYRLSPQAMNCIIKRYSCQGKITFDDYVACCVRLRSLTELFRQRDQAQQGVATFQYDDFIGCTMSI, encoded by the exons ATGGGGCTACACTTCAGATATAAC TTTCCTGGAGGATTCCCCGGCTCCCAACAGGATCCGCTCTACGGATACTTCAGCGCTGTTGCTGGCCAG GATGGACACGTCTCTGCTGAGGAGCTGCAGGCCTGTTTAACCCAGGCTAACTTCTCTGGTGGTTACAAAC CTTTCAACTTGGAGACTTGCAGGCTGATGATCGGCATGCTTGAC CGGGACATGTCTGGGAGCATGGGCTTCAATGAGTTCAAGGAGCTGTGGACTGTCATCAATGCTTGGAAGCAGCACTTCATGGCCATGGACAGAGATCGGAGCGGAACTGTGGATCCCCAGGAGATGAACCAAGCCCTTTCCTCCATGG GATATAGGCTGAGCCCACAAGCGATGAATTGCATCATTAAACGCTATAGTTGCCAGGGAAAGATTACCTTTGACGACTACGTAGCGTGCTGTGTCAGACTGAGAAGCTTGACCG AGCTTTTCCGACAGAGGGACCAGGCTCAGCAGGGAGTTGCGACGTTTCAGTACGATGAC ttcaTAGGGTGTACTATGAGCATTTAA
- the sri gene encoding sorcin isoform X1 — MSFPGYGAPPAGYPAAFPGGFPGSQQDPLYGYFSAVAGQDGHVSAEELQACLTQANFSGGYKPFNLETCRLMIGMLDRDMSGSMGFNEFKELWTVINAWKQHFMAMDRDRSGTVDPQEMNQALSSMGYRLSPQAMNCIIKRYSCQGKITFDDYVACCVRLRSLTELFRQRDQAQQGVATFQYDDFIGCTMSI, encoded by the exons ATGAGCTTCCCGGGCTATGGCGCTCCACCCGCGGGATATCCGGCAGCG TTTCCTGGAGGATTCCCCGGCTCCCAACAGGATCCGCTCTACGGATACTTCAGCGCTGTTGCTGGCCAG GATGGACACGTCTCTGCTGAGGAGCTGCAGGCCTGTTTAACCCAGGCTAACTTCTCTGGTGGTTACAAAC CTTTCAACTTGGAGACTTGCAGGCTGATGATCGGCATGCTTGAC CGGGACATGTCTGGGAGCATGGGCTTCAATGAGTTCAAGGAGCTGTGGACTGTCATCAATGCTTGGAAGCAGCACTTCATGGCCATGGACAGAGATCGGAGCGGAACTGTGGATCCCCAGGAGATGAACCAAGCCCTTTCCTCCATGG GATATAGGCTGAGCCCACAAGCGATGAATTGCATCATTAAACGCTATAGTTGCCAGGGAAAGATTACCTTTGACGACTACGTAGCGTGCTGTGTCAGACTGAGAAGCTTGACCG AGCTTTTCCGACAGAGGGACCAGGCTCAGCAGGGAGTTGCGACGTTTCAGTACGATGAC ttcaTAGGGTGTACTATGAGCATTTAA